The nucleotide window AATGCCTTATAAAAGTCTTTAAAAAGGCATTGCAATTAAGCACAAGGCGTGTTATCACTGGTTTCAAAAATACCGGTATATTTCTATACAAGCATTATGGGGAAAAACCCTTTGGATGGGACATCAATGTATTGATATGAGAACCATTGTTACAGTGAAAGCTATCGTAATCTGAACAGTTGTGGCCATAACCCAGCAACAACAAAGCATATCCCAAAGGCACTTGTCTCTACCTAGCACAAAAACTCAAACAAAAATATcttgataaaaataaaataaatgttgggGCAGTTTAAAAACATTGCTCTGCACGTCTAGTCCTTAtgaaacggtgtgtgtgtgtggctggcctGTAATGACTAGTTGAACATCATCTTCAACCAACAATGTATATTGCATTTGAACCTTATTAAACGCTCAAAATCACAATACGATAAAGTTATGGCACCTGTCTTGTAGCTAGAGTTGGTATGACTTGCAGTTCACCAACTGAAAAACGATAAGCTGAGAATTGTAGGTGTGAAATACAATGGCAAACCTAGAAAGTAGAATTGCTTGGCAGGGTCACCttattagatatatatatattataccggcacacacacacacgcgcgaacacacacacacacacacacgataaagaCCTTCCATTAGGGGAGAAGTTATTGCAATAACAGTATGACTGTCATCATCTGGCATTCATTCTACATTTACTTCTCTCCCCATGTTCCTGTTGGTACATCTTTACGAGTAGTTCCAAACTGAGAACAAAAAAGTAGAGTCAATGTTATAGAAGCAGAAGGTCCAAAAAGTACAAGCGGTCAAACTAAATTATCAACACGTTTAAGAGCACTGTGTACTTACTGATAATGGTGATCACGATGATGATTAAGACTGCTATTAGGATGGCCCACATCTTCAGTacacaaaaaataaagtacAGAAATCCATTAATAGTAGTTTTCACTATGCGTTTGCATCTATGGTTCATTCCGAATTCAAATGAACATGTGCACTTCATTAAACATGAGCAACGAATGTTGTGTCATGCTTTAATTCAATATGCAAATGCAGTCATATATGACTCGATTATTGACGGTAGTGTTCTGTATCAGGGCACCTTGCAGTTCTTCCACCAGAACTTCCTCTTGAGCTTGGCAGCGCTGGTTTCAAACTGGGAAGCTCCTGCCTGTAGTGCATCGGCTCTGTCATCCAGTTCAGATAGCTTCTGGTCACGCTCCAGCACCTTATCCACGTTAACACGCATGATGTCCACCACCTGCTCACAGGAATAAATGCATCGCATCCAACAACATTACTAACTTGTATTGCACATTCTTATCCTTA belongs to Gadus morhua chromosome 13, gadMor3.0, whole genome shotgun sequence and includes:
- the vamp3 gene encoding vesicle-associated membrane protein 3; this encodes MSNPNPGEGSGMEQGNRRLQQTQAQVDEVVDIMRVNVDKVLERDQKLSELDDRADALQAGASQFETSAAKLKRKFWWKNCKMWAILIAVLIIIVITIIIWNYS